One Capsicum annuum cultivar UCD-10X-F1 chromosome 2, UCD10Xv1.1, whole genome shotgun sequence genomic window carries:
- the LOC107860587 gene encoding probable galacturonosyltransferase-like 10, with amino-acid sequence MVLSKKLIFLLFVSVVYLLVVPASAIRSFLEKPRNANIDGSLRYVESPEYRNSQECPVTGSHYLICDPNLIHVAMTLDSQYFRGSIAAVHSVLKHTSCPENVYFHFVASINSDFQELTEMVKSIFPSLSFKVYFFDEFRVKKSISSSIRQALDNPLNYARTYLAEIIEPCVERVIYLDSDVVLVDDIQKLWSISLTGSRIIGAPEYCHANFTKYFSDNFWSDTKLSKVFQGKRPCYFNTGVMVMDLGKWRKGDYTLKIERWMEIHKEKRIYELGSLPPFMLVFGGEIEGIDHRWNQHGLGGDNLVNSCRTLHPGPVSLLHWSGKGKPWVRLDQGNPCPVDLLWEPYDLYRLSSSDSFDLQQQ; translated from the coding sequence TCAGAAGTTTTCTTGAAAAACCCAGAAATGCAAATATCGATGGGAGTTTAAGATACGTTGAATCTCCAGAGTATCGTAATAGCCAAGAATGTCCAGTTACAGGGTCACATTATTTGATTTGTGACCCAAATTTGATACATGTAGCTATGACTCTTGATTCGCAGTATTTTAGAGGTTCAATAGCAGCTGTTCACTCTGTGCTAAAGCATACTTCTTGTCCAGAAAATGTTTACTTCCATTTCGTGGCATCAATTAATTCTGATTTTCAAGAACTGACAGAGATGGTGAAGTCTATATTTCCttctttgagtttcaaagttTACTTCTTTGATGAATTTAGAGTGAAGAAATCGATATCGTCTTCGATTCGTCAAGCGCTTGATAATCCATTGAACTATGCTAGAACATATTTAGCTGAGATTATCGAGCCGTGCGTTGAAAGGGTTATATAtcttgattctgatgttgttTTGGTGGATGATATTCAGAAGTTATGGTCTATTTCTTTAACTGGTTCGAGAATTATTGGAGCTCCAGAATACTGTCATGCTAATTTCACAAAATACTTCAGTGACAACTTTTGGTCTGACACGAAATTATCGAAGGTGTTTCAAGGGAAAAGGCCTTGTTATTTTAATACAGGGGtgatggttatggatttggggAAATGGAGAAAGGGAGATTATACGTTGAAGATCGAGAGATGGATGGAGATACACAAGGAGAAAAGGATTTATGAATTGGGATCATTGCCACCATTTATGTTGGTGTTTGGAGGTGAAATTGAAGGAATTGATCATAGATGGAATCAACATGGACTTGGTGGAGATAATTTGGTGAATAGTTGTAGAACATTGCATCCAGGACCAGTTAGTTTGTTGCATTGGAGTGGTAAGGGGAAACCTTGGGTTAGGCTTGATCAAGGGAATCCTTGTCCTGTTGATCTTTTATGGGAACCTTATGACCTGTATAGACTCAGCTCAAGTGATTCTTTTGACCTGCAACAGCAGTGA